From the genome of Xyrauchen texanus isolate HMW12.3.18 chromosome 22, RBS_HiC_50CHRs, whole genome shotgun sequence, one region includes:
- the LOC127662790 gene encoding microtubule-associated protein RP/EB family member 3-like: MAVNVYSTSVTIENLSRHDMLAWVNDSLQLTCTKIEQLCSGAAYCQFMDMLFPGCILLKKVKFQAKLEHEFIHNFKVLQAAFKRMNVDKIIPVEKLVKGKFQDNFEFVQWFKKFFDANYDGKEYDPLQARQGQDVAPPPNPGPQRTSPTVPKNMPTPQRVTTTIRKNPTHARNGGSDAEIMELNQQLMELKLTVDGLEKERDFYFSKLRDIELICQEHENENNPILTRIIDILYATEDGFAPPDDDEIDEQAHLDQDEY, translated from the exons ATGGCAGTGAATGTATACTCCACATCAGTAACAATTGAGAACCTGAGCCGACATGACATGTTGGCATGGGTTAATGACTCCCTTCAGCTCACCTGCACCAAAATAGAACAATTATGTTCAG GGGCGGCTTATTGTCAGTTCATGGACATGTTGTTCCCAGGGTGTATTCTTTTAAAGAAAGTGAAATTTCAAGCAAAACTGGAACATGAATTTATACACAACTTCAAAGTACTCCAGGCAGCTTTCAAGAGAATGAACGTTGACAAA ATAATTCCTGTGGAAAAATTAGTCAAAGGAAAATTCCAGGACAACTTTGAATTCGTCCAGTGGTTTAAAAAATTCTTTGATGCCAACTATGATGGAAAAGAGTATGATCCTCTTCAAGCTAGACAGGGCCAAGATGTGGCACCTCCACCAAATCCAG GGCCTCAGAGAACATCGCCAACAGTACCTAAAAACATGCCCACACCACAGAGGGTGACCACCACCATAAGGAAGAACCCCACACATGCCCGAAATGGGGGCAGTGACGCTGAAATCATGGAGCTTAATCAACAG CTGATGGAGTTGAAGTTAACCGTAGATGGTCTGGAGAAGGAAAGAGATTTCTACTTCAGCAAACTTCGAGACATTGAACTAATCTGCCAAGAGCACGAGAATGAAAACAACCCCATTCTGACAAGGATAATTGACATTCTTTATGCCACAGAG
- the LOC127662788 gene encoding dihydropyrimidinase-related protein 5-like, translating to MSSSSAVVRILIKGGKVVNDDFTQEADVYIENSIIQQVGKELMIPGGAKVIDATGKLVLPGGIDTSVHLNESFMNASTADDFYSGTKAALAGGTTMVIGHVLPEKNESLLDAYEKCRSHADAKACCDYALHVGVTWWGPKVRAQMETLVREKGVNSFQMFMAYKDTYMLRDSELFQALQNCKDIGAVARVHAENGELVAEGAREALDLGISGPEGIEISRPEELEAEAVHRAITIANRAHCPIYLVNVSSMSAGDVLASAKMQGKVVHGETTTAHAVLNGLQYYHQDWAHAAAFVTVPPLRLDPNTPNYLLGLLGNDTLNVVTSDHRPFTTKQKAMGKDDFTKIPHGVPGVQDRMSVIWERGVVGGKMDENRFVAVTSSNAAKIYNLYPRKGRIIPGADADLVVWDPESTRTTSVTTQWQGGDVNLYENLRCHGVPLVTISRGRVVYENGIFTCAEGSGKFYPLRTFPDYLYKKMVQREKSQALKGVERAPYIGDVAAVQNSGKKELGPADGDMNPRPCTRHGGMRDLHESSFSLSGTQIDDKIPKRASARILAPPGGRSSGIW from the exons ATGTCTTCCAGCTCAGCAGTGGTGCGCATCCTCATAAAgggaggtaaagtggtgaatGATGACTTCACACAGGAAGCGGACGTGTACATTGAGAACAGCATTATCCAGCAAGTAGGCAAGGAGCTGATGATCCCCGGAGGGGCCAAAGTTATTGATGCCACTGGAAAGCTGGTGCTGCCGGGGGGTATTGACACCAGTGTTCACTTGAATGAGAGCTTCATGAACGCCAGCACCGCCGATGACTTCTACAGTGGCACAAAG GCTGCACTGGCTGGAGGCACTACTATGGTGATTGGTCACGTGCTGCCAGAGAAGAATGAATCATTGTTGGATGCTTATGAAAAGTGTCGCTCTCACGCTGACGCCAAGGCCTGCTGTGATTACGCTCTTCATGTGGGAGTGACCTGGTGGGGACCAAAG GTTAGGGCTCAGATGGAGACACTGGTGCGAGAAAAGGGTGTGAACTCCTTCCAGATGTTTATGGCCTATAAGGACACATACATGCTGAGGGACAGTGAGCTGTTTCAGGCCCTGCAGAACTGTAAGGACATTGGCGCTGTGGCCCGCGTCCATGCTGAGAATGGAGAGCTGGTTGCTGAG GGTGCCAGAGAAGCATTGGATCTGGGTATAAGTGGACCCGAGGGTATTGAGATAAGCAGACCTGAGGAG CTTGAAGCAGAGGCTGTCCACCGGGCCATCACCATCGCAAACAGA GCCCACTGTCCCATATATCTTGTGAATGTATCTAGCATGTCAGCAGGGGACGTTTTAGCATCTGCCAAAATGCAGG GGAAAGTGGTGCATGGAGAAACAACTACTGCTCACGCTGTCTTAAACGGGCTGCAGTACTACCACCAAGACTGGGCCCACGCTGCCGCTTTTGTCACTGTGCCACCTCTTAGGCTTGACCCCAACACACCCAATTACCTGCTCGGCCTTCTGGGGAA TGACACTCTGAACGTCGTGACATCGGACCACCGGCCCTTCACCACTAAACAGAAGGCCATGGGCAAAGACGACTTCACTAAAATCCCTCATGGTGTTCCTGGTGTGCAGGACCGCATGAGTGTTATCTGGGAGAGGGGAGTT GTTGGAGGCAAGATGGATGAGAACCGTTTTGTTGCAGTCACAAGCTCCAATGCTGCTAAGATCTACAACCTTTATCCCAGGAAGGGCAGGATCATCCCTGGAGCTGATGCTGATTTGGTGGTCTGGGATCCAGAATCAACGAG GACCACCTCTGTGACCACTCAGTGGCAGGGAGGTGATGTAAACCTGTACGAGAACCTACGCTGTCATGGTGTTCCCCTGGTAACCATCAGCCGCGGTCGCGTGGTTTATGAAAATGGAATCTTCACTTGCGCTGAGGGCTCAGGAAAGTTCTACCCTCTCCGAACCTTTCCAGATTACCTCTATAAAAAAATGGTCCAGAGGGAGAAG AGCCAGGCACTGAAGGGTGTTGAACGTGCTCCATACATTGGAGATGTAGCTGCGGTGCAGAATTCAGGGAAGAAGGAATTGGGCCCTGCAGATGGAGACATGAACCCGCGACCCTGTACTCGCCACGGGGGAATGAGAGACCTGCACGAGTCCAGCTTTAGTTTGTCTG gtaccCAAATTGATGACAAAATTCCAAAGAGAGCTTCTGCAAGGATTCTGGCGCCTCCTGGTGGTCGGTCCAGTGGAATTTGGTAA